ATCGGGAGCGAAAAAAACTTGGGTTTTGTGTTTTAAGCGGCGAAAAGGCAAAGAATGAATAATTTTGGTTTGGTCGCGGAAATACTCTCCGCGCACGTCCGTCGTTTGCGGGCGGGTGCGTTTGCAGTATAAATCGTTTCCAAACGGGTTTTTATTCATAAAATTATGATACCATAATAAAAAGACCCTGTGTAGGAAGATTATGAAAACTCCTTTCGTGATTTATCAAGGAACATTTGACCCATTGACTGGCGGGCATTTGAATATCATTAAGAAGGCACTTGATTTGTTTGGTCAAGTGCGGGTATTGCTGCTGGTTAACCCCGACAAACAACCCTTATTTTCCGTACAAGAAAGGAAGGGAATGATTGCCGCCGCTACGGCTGATTTGCCGGGTGTTAGCATAGATAGCGATAGCGGTTTGCTGGTAGATTATATGCGGCGTCATGGAGTGTCGGTGTGTGTGCGCGGCGTGCGTAATGCCGAGGACTGTGCTTATGAATTACATAATCATGCGCTGAGCCGGCAGCTCTATCCGGATATCGAAACACTTTTGCTACCTTGTGATCCGCAGTGGCACGAGGTTAGTTCTTCGGCGGTGAAAGCGGCTTGCGCGGAAGGGCATTTGCCCTCAGAATGGGTTCCTCCGGTCGTGCTGGCAGCTCTGAAAAAGAAATTTTATCTCTAAAACGCCATAGGTCTTTGAAATAGGTCTTTCGGCCCAGCTTTGGTTGGGCCTTTTTTTCGCGGCAAAACGAAGGATAATTTTTTATAATATAAGTGGAGAAGGACAAAAGGAGTTATAAGATGTCTACTGCGATCAACCAACAGAAAGAGAATCTTTTTCTTGGCCAGTCTGTTCGTAAGACGGGGGCGGGACATCTGTATTGTTTTATGCGGCCAGCATTCTGTAAAGATGCTGGCTTATTTATTTTA
This genomic window from Elusimicrobiaceae bacterium contains:
- the coaD gene encoding pantetheine-phosphate adenylyltransferase, whose translation is MKTPFVIYQGTFDPLTGGHLNIIKKALDLFGQVRVLLLVNPDKQPLFSVQERKGMIAAATADLPGVSIDSDSGLLVDYMRRHGVSVCVRGVRNAEDCAYELHNHALSRQLYPDIETLLLPCDPQWHEVSSSAVKAACAEGHLPSEWVPPVVLAALKKKFYL